The nucleotide window CTCGATGTCGAATGGGAGTCGTTGGGTACTCTGTTGGATGAACCACGTCATGAACCACTTGACCGACTCCGTGGGAAAGACGACGTGATACGTGTCTCCTTCGGATGCTCGAACCGTCAGGAAGCCACAGAACGAAAGCCAATCGAGTATCTCATCGAGGGAGTCGAACCGTTCTTCGTACTCGTGCGCGTGAAACGAGGCGACACGGTCTGCGACCTCGACGAACGCCGGGGCCGGTTCGCCCTCTTCGTCCTCTACGTAGTCCAGGAAACAGTGTAAGAAGTCGATGTCGAGGAGCACGTGTTCACCGCTCGAAAGCATCTGATGATAGGATTCGAGGTTGGCACTCGCTTCCGTCGTCGCCGCCTCGAAATTGGCCGTGTAGAACGTGAGCGCGTTCCGAACGATTTCGCTCTGTGGCTTGTCAGTCCGTCTCGAAAGGCTATCGAGAGCGGTTTGCGCATCCTCATCGAGCGAGACCGTGATACGATTCGTCACCATATACCACGTACTTCACCGAGAGAGGGATATGAGGCTTGTCACACGACCACACGGGTTGACACGACGGCTGGGTTCGAACCCGTGGTTCTCTTACTCGAGTGATATCGAGAAGCGACACTTCGCCTCTTGTTTCTCGTCGGCCTCCGATGCGCCGACGGAGAAGTTGGACTCGAAACTGAATTCGCCGACCGAGAGGCACGTCTCTTCTTCACCCTCCTGCTTCGCTGCACCGTAGAGGTCGACGAGTTCGGACCGCGACTCGCCCGGGTCGAGGGAAATCATCTGATACTCCTGTGTTAGGAAGAGAGATTCCTTGAGACGCCAACAACCCGGGTCCGCGGAGTACTCACTTCCTGCGGGGAGGAGGATGAGTTCGTCCGAGTCGTCTGTAATGTACTTGAAGAAGATGTCCCGCCCCTCACCGGCTTGGACGGCTTCATCGCTCGTGTTAGTCAGCGTGACCCGGACCTGTGGCGGGTGCTCGTCAGTCGTGGCTGCCTTAGTCACTTCGATTGAGTGTTCTATCGGGGCATCCGCAGCCTTGTCCACGTTCGCAAGCGACAGTTCCGGGCTGTGAGCGGGTTGCGTGCCATCGGAAGTGTCGGTCTCGTCCGTGCCAGTCGTCTCGTCTGTGTCGGTTGTGTCGTCCGTATCGGTCATGGTCTCATCCGTCCCAGTCGCGGTGGTATCGGTACTATTTGTGTCGTTGTCCGTGCTGTTAGTAGTGCCGCCTGAACCACCTCCTCCAAGACACCCGGCGGCGAGACCGAGCGAGAGGAGGGCTGTCGAACGGAGCAGAGAGCGCCGTGTTGGGGGCATATAAGGAGATGGTTGTCCGCTGGGTGAATAACCCTACGTGAGAGTCAAATAGCCATTTGAGTCATGTGGCTACCGATGGGAACGACTGGGCAGTGCTTGAGAGGAACAAGCGGGATAGTGCTCCTGAGAGGAACAAGCGGGACAGTGCTCCTGAGAGGAACAAGCGGGACAGTACTGCCGGTCATGGCGCGGTATCACGGTGGTTCTGCCGGTAATACTCCCACTCTGCGTCGGTTCCGTAGTGGACGACGAGTTCACTCGCCGTCTGCTCGGCGATACCCGAGAGTTTCCGAAGGGAAGCGGTGTCTCGCTCGACGACCGCGGCAGCGACGGAGTCAGCGCTCCCGAAATGCTCATAGAGTACCTTTGCCGCTCTGTCTCCGGCGTTCGGGACGGGCGCGCACGCGGCCTGAATACGCGCTTTTTCGGCTCGTTCGTCGATTCGAGAGACCCACGTTTGGACCCAAGACGCGACACTCGCACGCTCGTCATCGGACTGCGGCGTCTCGAACTCGTGGACCGAGTCGTCGACGATACCACCGAAACGAGCAGAGACAGAGAGTCCGCCGGGATGCGGAAGGACGTGGACGCCGGGTGCAT belongs to Haloferax mediterranei ATCC 33500 and includes:
- a CDS encoding ribbon-helix-helix protein, CopG family → MVTNRITVSLDEDAQTALDSLSRRTDKPQSEIVRNALTFYTANFEAATTEASANLESYHQMLSSGEHVLLDIDFLHCFLDYVEDEEGEPAPAFVEVADRVASFHAHEYEERFDSLDEILDWLSFCGFLTVRASEGDTYHVVFPTESVKWFMTWFIQQSTQRLPFDIEVEEGVSKAILTEVR